The uncultured Methanobrevibacter sp. genome window below encodes:
- the ade gene encoding adenine deaminase, with translation MSFTAYILDVVSDTIYPARITVENGIFKKVTPIIVNERTILDVPGLMIPGFIDSHIHIESSMLTPAQFAKIAVRHGTTGVVCDPHEIANVMGVAGVDAMIENAKQVPFNFYFTAPSCVPATTFETSGATVDSDDIEVLLKKEEVVALGEMMNYPGVINGDPEVHRKLELAHVYGKPIDGHAPLVSREDLDKYLEPGISTDHECSTILEALEKKLKGVKIMARDGSSALDMEELFNVEEGKKSIENPELLGVFYTDIFENKIYSPLFDFIVSDDKHPDDLIKGHLNQSVKKAIRLGIDPLKAINMVTINPAYHYGLNCGAIVEGARADYIIVDSISNLNIKKTYIAGECVFDGENVLFDVPDIDAHNSINASKKTASDFDIHYDGDECEVNVIECIDGDLLTKKTTAKLKTKDGIVQSSLIQDVLKIAVVERYGGNAVANAFIKGFGLKKGAIASSVAHDSHNIIVIGYTSEEMAQAVNQVIDNKGGIAVVSQDFTDSLPLPIAGLMSNDDAYDVAEKVGVLHDIVSALGCRLKSPFMTMAFMALLVIPSIKISDQGLFDGDNFEFMDVIIN, from the coding sequence ATGTCTTTTACAGCGTATATTCTTGATGTTGTGTCTGATACTATTTATCCTGCAAGAATAACAGTTGAAAATGGAATTTTTAAGAAAGTTACTCCAATAATTGTAAATGAAAGGACAATTCTTGATGTACCTGGATTGATGATTCCAGGATTCATAGATTCTCATATTCATATTGAAAGTAGTATGTTAACACCTGCTCAGTTCGCTAAAATTGCAGTTCGCCACGGTACCACTGGCGTTGTTTGCGATCCTCATGAAATAGCTAATGTTATGGGGGTAGCTGGTGTTGACGCAATGATTGAGAATGCTAAACAGGTGCCGTTTAATTTTTATTTCACTGCACCTTCTTGTGTTCCGGCCACTACCTTTGAGACTTCTGGCGCAACTGTGGATTCAGATGATATAGAAGTATTGCTTAAAAAAGAGGAAGTTGTTGCATTGGGAGAAATGATGAATTATCCTGGTGTTATTAATGGTGATCCGGAAGTTCATAGGAAATTGGAGTTGGCCCATGTTTATGGAAAACCTATCGATGGTCATGCGCCATTGGTTTCTCGTGAAGATTTGGATAAATACCTTGAGCCAGGTATAAGTACTGACCATGAATGCAGTACTATTTTAGAAGCTCTTGAGAAAAAGCTTAAAGGTGTCAAAATTATGGCACGTGACGGGTCATCCGCATTGGATATGGAAGAACTTTTCAATGTGGAGGAAGGTAAGAAAAGTATAGAAAATCCAGAATTATTAGGTGTATTTTATACTGATATATTCGAGAATAAAATATACTCTCCGTTATTTGATTTCATAGTCAGTGACGACAAACATCCGGATGATTTAATCAAAGGTCACTTAAATCAATCTGTAAAAAAAGCAATCAGATTAGGAATTGACCCTTTAAAGGCAATTAATATGGTGACTATAAACCCTGCATATCACTATGGCTTAAACTGTGGCGCCATTGTTGAGGGTGCACGAGCGGACTACATAATAGTGGACAGCATATCTAATTTAAACATTAAAAAAACATATATTGCTGGGGAATGTGTCTTCGATGGGGAAAACGTATTATTTGACGTTCCCGATATTGATGCTCACAATAGTATAAATGCATCCAAGAAAACTGCAAGTGACTTTGACATACACTATGATGGTGATGAATGTGAAGTCAATGTAATCGAGTGCATTGACGGGGATTTATTGACCAAGAAAACCACTGCAAAGCTAAAAACCAAGGATGGAATCGTACAATCTAGTCTCATTCAGGATGTCTTGAAAATTGCTGTGGTGGAACGTTATGGAGGTAACGCTGTTGCCAATGCTTTCATTAAAGGGTTTGGTCTTAAAAAAGGTGCTATAGCCTCATCAGTTGCTCATGATTCACATAATATAATCGTTATAGGTTACACTTCAGAGGAAATGGCTCAAGCGGTGAATCAGGTAATTGACAATAAGGGAGGTATAGCTGTTGTCAGTCAAGATTTCACTGATTCATTACCTCTTCCTATTGCTGGTTTGATGTCTAATGATGATGCATATGATGTGGCTGAAAAGGTGGGTGTACTGCATGACATAGTGTCTGCTTTGGGTTGTAGGCTTAAATCCCCATTCATGACAATGGCATTCATGGCATTGCTGGTAATTCCGTCAATTAAAATCTCAGATCAGGGATTGTTTGATGGGGATAATTTTGAATTTATGGATGTAATTATTAATTAA
- a CDS encoding TIGR00300 family protein gives MNKRTIELSGHIIDSLTLTRTMGIIMDKGGEFDILEIDVGRKKSDTSHAKIEVSAKTPELLESILDELSVLGASIDDIKEVNLVASTKDKVAPEGFYSSSNHTTHIFYKGNWIPVEEIEMDCLVVVDEDENRAFVKPIAEIKAGDKIVVGLDGVRVTPPHRSRDEQQVFEFMNSEVSSEKPLMNLINGIAEEMKEIKAKGGKIGIVGGPAIVHTGSGKYLAELIKEGYIDVIMAGNALATHDIESNLFGTSLGIEVETGKIVAHGHTHHMRAINRINNSGSIRKAVEDGTLTGGIMYECIKNDVPFVLAGSIRDDGPLPDVITDVIEAQKLMRKYAQEVDMILMISTMLHSIATGNLLPSRVKSICVDINPSTVTKLSDRGSAQVVGIVTDIGTFLPLLYNALNEE, from the coding sequence ATGAATAAAAGAACTATTGAGCTTTCAGGCCATATTATTGATTCATTGACCTTAACCCGGACAATGGGCATTATTATGGACAAAGGCGGAGAATTTGATATTTTGGAAATTGATGTTGGGCGAAAAAAATCAGACACAAGTCATGCGAAAATCGAAGTATCAGCCAAAACTCCCGAATTGCTTGAATCAATTTTAGATGAATTGTCTGTACTCGGTGCATCTATTGATGATATCAAAGAGGTAAATCTCGTTGCATCAACCAAGGATAAGGTTGCTCCTGAAGGTTTCTATTCATCATCCAATCATACAACCCACATATTTTATAAGGGAAACTGGATTCCTGTTGAAGAAATCGAAATGGACTGTCTGGTTGTTGTTGATGAAGATGAAAATAGGGCTTTTGTCAAACCTATTGCTGAGATTAAGGCCGGCGATAAGATTGTTGTAGGTTTGGATGGTGTTAGGGTTACACCTCCTCACAGGTCACGTGACGAACAGCAAGTCTTTGAGTTCATGAACAGTGAAGTTTCCTCTGAAAAACCTTTAATGAATCTTATCAATGGTATTGCAGAAGAAATGAAGGAAATCAAGGCTAAAGGTGGAAAGATTGGTATCGTTGGGGGACCGGCTATTGTTCACACAGGTTCAGGAAAGTATCTTGCTGAACTTATCAAGGAAGGCTACATTGATGTGATAATGGCAGGTAATGCTTTGGCTACTCACGATATTGAGTCCAATCTCTTCGGTACTTCATTGGGTATTGAAGTTGAAACCGGTAAGATTGTAGCTCATGGTCACACTCATCATATGAGGGCCATCAATAGAATTAACAATTCAGGTTCCATTAGAAAAGCTGTTGAGGACGGTACCTTGACTGGAGGTATCATGTATGAGTGTATCAAAAACGATGTTCCATTTGTACTGGCAGGTTCAATTCGTGACGATGGGCCTTTGCCTGATGTTATCACTGATGTGATTGAGGCACAAAAACTAATGAGAAAGTATGCTCAGGAAGTTGACATGATTTTAATGATTTCAACAATGCTTCATTCAATTGCAACTGGTAACCTGCTTCCTTCAAGAGTTAAAAGTATCTGTGTGGATATCAATCCATCCACAGTTACCAAACTGTCTGACAGGGGAAGTGCACAGGTTGTCGGAATCGTTACTGATATAGGTACGTTCCTGCCACTTCTTTATAATGCTTTAAATGAGGAATAA
- a CDS encoding zinc ribbon domain-containing protein, with protein sequence MAESKVFKLPEGFNASSVGKEVENFLRSEKNLTTEGTQTPDGYFVQAKEHEGSSWKKLAGMTMAIQVQIVEVSDTITVNIGNGEWSDKIGAGAVGMVLFAPLAVTAAVGAYNQKKLPNEIFEHIEKFLIGGGSTVMMNSFGANQNQIMCPNCNSANNKDTKFCGNCGSPLTATCSNCGANVPLGTKFCSECGNPMNEPDKTCPGCGAEVAPDMKFCGECGTKIE encoded by the coding sequence ATGGCGGAATCAAAAGTTTTTAAATTGCCTGAAGGATTTAATGCAAGTTCTGTAGGAAAAGAAGTTGAAAATTTTTTACGGAGTGAAAAAAACTTAACCACTGAAGGTACCCAAACTCCAGATGGCTATTTTGTGCAAGCAAAAGAGCACGAAGGATCAAGCTGGAAAAAGCTTGCAGGTATGACTATGGCAATCCAAGTACAAATAGTTGAAGTTAGTGATACCATAACAGTAAATATTGGAAATGGTGAATGGTCTGATAAAATTGGTGCTGGTGCTGTAGGTATGGTTTTATTTGCTCCTCTTGCAGTTACTGCTGCAGTGGGTGCTTATAATCAGAAAAAATTGCCTAATGAGATATTTGAACATATTGAAAAATTTCTAATAGGTGGAGGCAGTACTGTAATGATGAATTCATTTGGGGCTAACCAAAATCAGATAATGTGTCCTAATTGTAATTCTGCAAATAATAAAGATACAAAATTCTGTGGAAACTGTGGTTCTCCATTAACAGCTACCTGCTCTAATTGTGGTGCCAACGTACCTCTTGGTACAAAGTTTTGTAGTGAATGTGGAAATCCTATGAATGAACCGGATAAAACCTGTCCGGGTTGCGGTGCCGAAGTTGCCCCAGATATGAAATTCTGTGGCGAATGTGGAACTAAAATCGAATAA
- a CDS encoding helix-turn-helix transcriptional regulator produces the protein MSNKDDMSIVSLLARSKKRIKVLKSLEKEDKIPSKISKDIDDNSNHVSKYLKTLKEAELVECLNEEDKRYRFYSITDKGKYYLDKVEKNYQE, from the coding sequence ATGAGCAATAAAGACGACATGAGTATTGTATCACTTCTAGCTCGCTCCAAAAAAAGAATCAAAGTCCTAAAATCACTAGAAAAGGAAGACAAGATACCATCTAAAATAAGCAAGGACATTGATGACAATAGCAACCATGTTTCCAAATATCTGAAAACATTAAAGGAAGCTGAGTTAGTTGAATGTCTAAATGAGGAAGACAAAAGATACAGATTCTACAGCATCACAGATAAGGGAAAATACTATCTTGACAAAGTAGAAAAGAATTATCAAGAATAA
- a CDS encoding NCS2 family permease: protein MLDNFFKFKENGTDFKTEIIAGITTFLAMAYILGVNPVILADGGMPATGVFFATAVASGIACIIMGLVAKYPVGLAPGMGLNALFTYTIILTMGNTWETALAAVFISSIIFLIITVSGLREAILNIIPLDLKLGIGAAIGFFLAFLGLKGAGIIVDDPSTLVSMGSLMAAPALLALIGVLITLILYVRKFPAAVFVGLVITAIIGVIFTAVGFGKGDMLMPAVPAHFITTSFDLSLFAGFMKGFGQLFSNIPNLLMILFSLVFVTFFDTTGTLMALGKQCGFIDEEGKAAGIENAFLADAVGGIIGAIFGTSTVTAYVESATGIGLGGKTGLTAIVTGILFILSIFFAPLVLGLFTSPVTCAALVIVGILMIVQLKEVEWDNLVVAASVFMTIIMMILTYSISLGIAWGFVVYAVASVASGKTRELNWGIWLMVIIFLIYLFFGL from the coding sequence ATGTTGGACAATTTTTTTAAATTTAAGGAAAATGGGACTGATTTTAAAACTGAAATAATCGCAGGTATCACCACATTCCTTGCTATGGCTTACATTTTAGGTGTAAACCCAGTAATTTTGGCAGATGGTGGAATGCCTGCTACCGGAGTATTTTTTGCAACAGCTGTTGCTTCCGGTATAGCTTGTATAATTATGGGGCTAGTTGCTAAATATCCAGTCGGATTGGCTCCAGGTATGGGACTAAATGCGTTGTTTACTTATACAATCATTTTAACTATGGGAAACACTTGGGAAACTGCACTTGCTGCGGTATTCATTTCAAGCATAATCTTTTTAATAATCACAGTTTCCGGTTTAAGGGAAGCTATTCTAAACATCATTCCACTTGATTTGAAACTCGGTATCGGTGCGGCAATAGGATTTTTCCTGGCATTTTTAGGTCTTAAAGGTGCAGGAATCATCGTAGATGATCCATCCACTTTGGTTTCAATGGGAAGCCTTATGGCTGCTCCAGCACTTCTTGCATTGATTGGTGTTCTTATCACATTGATATTATATGTCAGGAAATTCCCTGCAGCGGTATTTGTAGGTTTGGTCATTACTGCTATTATCGGTGTAATATTTACCGCAGTGGGATTCGGTAAAGGAGACATGTTAATGCCTGCAGTGCCGGCTCATTTCATTACTACTAGTTTTGACCTGTCACTATTCGCCGGATTTATGAAAGGATTTGGACAATTGTTCTCTAATATTCCAAACCTTCTCATGATACTGTTCTCACTTGTGTTCGTTACATTCTTTGATACAACAGGAACCTTGATGGCATTAGGTAAACAATGCGGATTCATTGACGAAGAAGGAAAAGCTGCTGGAATTGAAAATGCATTCCTCGCAGATGCTGTTGGTGGTATTATAGGTGCTATATTCGGTACAAGTACAGTTACAGCATATGTTGAAAGTGCAACAGGTATTGGACTTGGTGGTAAAACCGGTTTGACCGCTATTGTTACCGGTATTTTATTCATTTTATCAATATTCTTTGCACCATTGGTATTAGGATTGTTTACTTCACCTGTTACCTGTGCAGCACTTGTTATTGTAGGTATATTGATGATTGTGCAATTAAAAGAAGTTGAATGGGACAATCTTGTTGTAGCAGCTTCAGTATTCATGACCATTATCATGATGATTTTAACTTACTCCATTTCATTAGGTATTGCTTGGGGATTCGTTGTATATGCAGTCGCTAGCGTCGCCAGTGGAAAAACAAGGGAGTTAAATTGGGGTATCTGGTTAATGGTTATAATATTCCTGATATACTTGTTCTTCGGACTTTAG
- the speB gene encoding agmatinase gives MLLNTYEPWKFAFSQENDEIIENSFGIIGVPFDSTTSYHSGSRLGPIVVREASFGFEKYNTIFNRDLSTTFYDFGDVNVIPGNCEKTCEIIEETVNELLDLNLKPIIIGGEHSASIGAIRALTEKYGKLTVVHLDAHRDLAFEFIGEKYSHATVMRRAHEMGVDLVQIGIRSASLDEEEFVKSTYNIQTFKNRDVHKHMDAIEYYLINIEGPIYISIDMDVIDPAIAPSVGNPTPDGLIIHEVESIIETLANKNIVGLDVVETATDRLGENTAVVAAKIIYDFLTLVK, from the coding sequence ATGCTTTTAAATACTTATGAACCATGGAAATTCGCATTTTCTCAAGAAAATGATGAAATAATTGAAAATTCATTTGGAATAATCGGTGTTCCATTTGATAGCACTACTTCTTATCATTCCGGTTCACGTTTAGGACCGATTGTCGTTCGTGAGGCCTCATTCGGTTTTGAAAAATACAATACTATTTTTAATAGAGATTTATCAACTACTTTTTATGATTTCGGTGATGTCAATGTCATTCCGGGAAATTGTGAAAAAACCTGTGAAATCATTGAAGAAACCGTTAATGAACTTTTGGATTTGAATCTAAAGCCAATCATAATTGGAGGTGAACATTCCGCATCCATCGGTGCAATCAGGGCATTAACTGAGAAATATGGAAAGTTAACTGTAGTGCATCTTGATGCCCACAGGGACCTTGCCTTCGAATTCATTGGAGAGAAGTACTCCCATGCTACCGTCATGAGAAGGGCTCATGAGATGGGTGTTGACCTGGTACAGATTGGAATAAGGTCCGCATCTTTGGATGAGGAGGAATTCGTTAAATCCACTTACAATATTCAGACATTTAAGAATAGGGACGTCCACAAGCACATGGATGCCATCGAATATTATCTGATAAATATCGAGGGTCCTATTTACATTTCAATCGATATGGATGTAATTGATCCGGCCATTGCGCCTAGTGTAGGCAATCCCACTCCAGACGGATTGATTATTCATGAAGTTGAATCCATCATTGAAACATTGGCTAATAAGAATATTGTTGGTTTGGATGTTGTTGAAACTGCCACTGACAGATTGGGCGAGAATACTGCTGTCGTTGCGGCTAAGATAATATATGACTTTTTAACATTGGTTAAATGA
- a CDS encoding translation initiation factor IF-5A has protein sequence MSTKVVEIKTLKVGKYIVLNGEACKIISYTTSSPGKHGAAKARIEAVGIFDNQKRSLVKPVDTKVDTPIIDKRLGQVISIQGDNVQIMDMENYDTIDLPMPEDLKDEITEGREVEYIVAMGNMKIMRTRGS, from the coding sequence ATGTCAACAAAAGTTGTAGAAATTAAAACATTAAAAGTTGGAAAATATATCGTTTTAAACGGAGAAGCTTGTAAAATCATTAGTTACACTACTTCATCTCCGGGTAAACACGGAGCTGCTAAAGCAAGAATTGAAGCTGTTGGAATTTTCGATAATCAAAAAAGAAGTTTAGTTAAACCTGTAGATACTAAAGTAGATACTCCTATCATCGACAAAAGATTAGGACAAGTTATCTCAATCCAAGGTGACAATGTACAAATCATGGATATGGAAAACTATGATACCATTGACTTACCAATGCCTGAAGACTTAAAAGATGAAATCACTGAAGGTAGAGAAGTCGAATACATTGTTGCAATGGGAAATATGAAAATAATGAGAACTAGAGGATCATAA